Within Selenomonadales bacterium, the genomic segment GGCCTTGGGAACGGCAGCATTGTGCTACCATCGATTGGCATAGAGCAGACGCATATACTGTATCGCAGCGCTGCTTTCGGCACGCCGGTGGGCACGCAGGTGCTGGCAGACATTGGCGAAATTGAGGTTGTGGTGCGGCGTCTAACCGCCTCGCGCATAGAACTGGTAGTCCAGGGGAGGCAGCAACTTGCGCGTCGCACGCTATCCATCCAAGCCGATGAAACAACCGACGTGGACGTTGAAAATGTGCTTGCTAGGCACCAAGTCGTTGGCGAAGTAAATCTCGGTGAAGAAGCTGAAATCCGCGGGGATATTTCTGCCGGTTCGTTTGTATGGGGGGAGGATGCTAGGATTATAGATGGGAAGGCCATTATTGGCCCGCCCTTGGCGTCGTTTCGACCGCCTACGTTTGTTTTCCCCAGCGGCCTTACGTCACGGGGAGCGGTGACAGTGCGCGAAGGAAGGTCGGCAAGCCTGTCGGTCAATAGCAGTTATACCGACGTGACGGTGCAGGAGGACGGCGTGTTGATAATTAACGTACCGGATGCCCGCGACGTGGTATTGAGTATCGAAAACCTTACCCTGCACGAGGACGCGCAGATAAACCGTACCGGTGACGGTACAGGGCGTGTTTTGTTGCATATCAGGCAGAGAATGATCATCGGTGAAGAAGCCCGTATCAACGGCCATATCGAGCGCATGATTGTGTACTATCACGGCACGACACGGTTAACGCTAGGTGAGGACTCTTCGCTGACGGGGATACTGGTGACCAACAACGCACCGGTAACACTGGCGGAAGGTGCGAGATTAGATGGGCATCTTATTACCGGGGCGACCGAGGTGCGTGTCAGTGAGGACGCAAGACTCGTCGGTGTGCTCTACGCGCCGCACGCGCGAGTCGATATAGGAGAGGGAGCTCTAGTAGAAGGCGTCTTGATTGCTGACCGCTTGTTTGTCGGCGAAGAGGGGAAAGTCAACCGCGCAGCCGGCGGTATAGAGAGTTTTACGCCTGCGCTTGGGCTGTGGTCGACTTATAGCTTTCACACTTGGGGCAGCAGATAATATCAACAGGCATGTAGATAGAGCATGTAGATAGAGATAGAGAGAGGGGGCCTGTGCGCTTGCACCCGGTGACACAAGAAAACCAAGAGCTAGCTAAAGTTATCACGCGGAGTGAACGCAACCGGGCCGCTCGCGTCAGGCGCAGCCGTAAGGCATGGGGAGTGGCGGGAATTGTGACCCTCGCTCTCGTCGCCGCCGTAGTCTACGCGGGCACAGAGCTAGAGAGGCTTTGGCACGCGAGCGCGCTATGGCTAACCGAGATGTGGAACAACTATGCGCACCGCTTAGACGTCTCTGTCGCGCAAAACGTTTCTGTCGCCTGGTTATGGGTATTTGCACCCCTGGCACTTATCGCCTCACTGACCCTAGGTGTGCGGTACTGGCGTCGCGTCAGGACACGCTCGGTACCTAGAGCGAGTGTTGCGTCACAAGAACCCGCACCTACTGCAGTTGCGCGCACTCGACCGGAACCCGTGCCGTCATCTCCCGCACTTACTCCTAAGAAACCGCCGCAGCGCGGTCTGTTTGCGCGACCGGTGCTAGGCATTGATGTCGGAAACTCGCAGATTAAGATGGTTGAGGTCGTGCCGGGTCAACCGCCGCGCGTCTTACGCTACGCGGTGGTGCCAACGCCGCGGGGCAGCGTAGAAAATGGTTTAATTAGGGACGCCGGAGCCTTAAGCGCCGCCATTTCCGAGGCCGTAAGTCGCGGCGGCTTCACGACACGCCGCGCCGCGACTACGCTCACGGGACAGAATTTGATGCTAAGGAAGCTCACTCTGCCCCCGATGCCCAAGCAAGAGCTGCGGGCGGCGATTGACTGGCAAATCGAGCAAGTGCTACAGCTAAACCGCGAGGATACTCTGACGGATTTTGCCGTCATGCCAGCTCGCGCGGGCGAACCTAATACCGTAATCTTAGTCGCCATGCAGCGCGAGCCCATCATTAACTTCGTAGATTTTATGGCTAACGCGGGATTTGAGATTATCCGCGTCGACATTGAGCCTTTGGCCATGTTTCGCTCCGCCCTCCTAGCGACGCAGTCTAATGTTAAGCGCGGCACGCACGTCGTCCTAGATTTTGGCGCGGGCACCACTAATCTAAGTGTGTTTCGTGAAGGTGTGCTGCAGACGGCGCGCGTGATTGCCATAGGCGGTAACCAGCTGACGCGCGCCATTATGCTGGAGCACCAGTTAGACTTCGAGCAGGCCGAGAAGGAAAAGATTGAGCATGGGCTTACGCCCGACAGACCACATTTTGCGCTGCTGGCCCCCGTGCGCGACCGTCTGTTTGGGGAAATAAACACTACGGTTAACTTCTATCTCACAGAAAATAAAGGCGTAACCATTGACACAGTGCAGGTGGCCGGGGGCAATAGTTTGCTCCCCTTCTTCACGGCCCAACTTGAGGAAAGTATCCGCCATGCGGTGCGCAGTGACCAGAAGGACTTTCGCGTGAACATCACTAATCCACTTACGCGTATGGCTCACGGCGTCTCGGCGGAAGACCTCGACTGGTACGGGGCTTCCCTGTGT encodes:
- a CDS encoding pilus assembly PilX N-terminal domain-containing protein, which translates into the protein MHSQRGSILVFVTLTVAILMIVGATFATATTAEYRSAMHHTQGTQAFYIAEAGLNWARHGLGNGSIVLPSIGIEQTHILYRSAAFGTPVGTQVLADIGEIEVVVRRLTASRIELVVQGRQQLARRTLSIQADETTDVDVENVLARHQVVGEVNLGEEAEIRGDISAGSFVWGEDARIIDGKAIIGPPLASFRPPTFVFPSGLTSRGAVTVREGRSASLSVNSSYTDVTVQEDGVLIINVPDARDVVLSIENLTLHEDAQINRTGDGTGRVLLHIRQRMIIGEEARINGHIERMIVYYHGTTRLTLGEDSSLTGILVTNNAPVTLAEGARLDGHLITGATEVRVSEDARLVGVLYAPHARVDIGEGALVEGVLIADRLFVGEEGKVNRAAGGIESFTPALGLWSTYSFHTWGSR
- the pilM gene encoding type IV pilus assembly protein PilM translates to MHPVTQENQELAKVITRSERNRAARVRRSRKAWGVAGIVTLALVAAVVYAGTELERLWHASALWLTEMWNNYAHRLDVSVAQNVSVAWLWVFAPLALIASLTLGVRYWRRVRTRSVPRASVASQEPAPTAVARTRPEPVPSSPALTPKKPPQRGLFARPVLGIDVGNSQIKMVEVVPGQPPRVLRYAVVPTPRGSVENGLIRDAGALSAAISEAVSRGGFTTRRAATTLTGQNLMLRKLTLPPMPKQELRAAIDWQIEQVLQLNREDTLTDFAVMPARAGEPNTVILVAMQREPIINFVDFMANAGFEIIRVDIEPLAMFRSALLATQSNVKRGTHVVLDFGAGTTNLSVFREGVLQTARVIAIGGNQLTRAIMLEHQLDFEQAEKEKIEHGLTPDRPHFALLAPVRDRLFGEINTTVNFYLTENKGVTIDTVQVAGGNSLLPFFTAQLEESIRHAVRSDQKDFRVNITNPLTRMAHGVSAEDLDWYGASLCVAIGLALGEVVP